GCTGAGGACGGTGCCATATTTTCGGGCTATAGCGCTGCCGGGATCGTGGGCATCTTCCAGGGAACGAGCAACCCGAAAAGAACGCTGCCCGGCGACGTACGTGCATATCCGGAGGCCATTGCCCAAGCGCTGAGCCAGTTACGGCTTGTCGGCGTCAACGGGCCCTATACCGTGCTGCTTGGCGCCGATGCTTATACTGCATTGGCCGAGACCAGTGATCACGGGTATCCGGTTCTGGAGCACGTCAAGCGATTGGTCGAAGACAAGATCATCTGGGCGCCTGCGATCCCCGGCGCGGTCGTTATGACCACCCGCGGCGGCGATTTCGAACTTCACATTGGCCAGGATGCTTCTATCGGCTATCTCAACCACACCGATAGCGTGGTCCAGCTCTACTTGCAGGAGACTTTTACTTTTTTGCTGCTTACTACCGAGGCAGCCGTAGCTCTGTCTCCAGGATAGCCGGACACGCGAGTGCCTCTGGAGCCTTACTCGCTAATGGATCCCGACCTACAGGCGAGACGGTCGCAGTAGTCATCCTCGTCGTCCCCACGGTTGCCCGCAACAGAAGTGCGAAGCTGAATAAGCAAAACGCGCGGCCGACCAAACCTGTCACGTGAGAACTAGGAGCGATCGCTGACCGCTTTCGCTTCACTCGATGGCTCCATACTTTCTCAGTATCTGGATGGTTTTATCCAATGGCAGTGCCTCGACCGTGTGCCCGTGTCCGGTCATGGTCGTTGCCTGAAACAGCGAGTTGTACACAGCCTCTTCAGTGGCCTC
This genomic window from Terriglobales bacterium contains:
- a CDS encoding family 1 encapsulin nanocompartment shell protein, yielding MNNLHRELAPISDAAWAQIEEEMTRTFKRHLGGRRAIDVRGPAGTGLSAVGTGHLQAIQTPGDGILARQREVKALVELRIPFELQRQTIDDVDRGANDADWGPAKIAARRLAFAEDGAIFSGYSAAGIVGIFQGTSNPKRTLPGDVRAYPEAIAQALSQLRLVGVNGPYTVLLGADAYTALAETSDHGYPVLEHVKRLVEDKIIWAPAIPGAVVMTTRGGDFELHIGQDASIGYLNHTDSVVQLYLQETFTFLLLTTEAAVALSPG